The Pyruvatibacter sp. HU-CL02332 genome includes a window with the following:
- a CDS encoding cysteine desulfurase, with the protein MSEAATISSPAPNDEQQFDVERVRADFPILSREIYGKPLVYLDNAASAQKPVQVLDAIRDAYANDYANVHRGLHYLANASTQAFEDAREKVRALLNAPTTDEVIFTKGGTEAMNLVAQGYLQPIIQPGDEIIVSMMEHHSNIVPWHFLRERQGAVLKWVPVLDDGSLDMAAFEAALGPKTKFVSMTHMSNVLGSVVDAKKITDMAHAHGAAVLIDGCQGAVHMDVDVQEIGCDFYVMTGHKLYGPTGIGALFGKAELLAEMQPYQGGGEMIREVHMDEITYGDAPHKFEAGTPPIVQAIGLGAAIDYVNSVGRAAARAHEADLIAYATAQVQDLNWITIHGTMPGKGAIMSFSMEGAHPHDVATIIDRSGIAIRAGQHCAEPLMAHLGVPGTARASFAMYNTRADVDAFVVALEKAREFLG; encoded by the coding sequence ATGAGCGAAGCCGCAACCATATCCAGTCCGGCACCGAACGATGAGCAGCAGTTTGACGTAGAGCGTGTTCGCGCAGATTTCCCGATTCTCTCCCGGGAAATTTACGGGAAACCACTCGTCTATTTGGACAATGCCGCCTCGGCGCAAAAACCCGTGCAGGTCTTGGACGCGATCCGCGACGCGTATGCGAATGACTACGCAAACGTACATCGCGGTCTGCACTATCTGGCAAATGCGTCTACGCAGGCCTTTGAAGACGCGCGAGAAAAAGTGCGGGCACTGCTGAATGCGCCGACAACTGACGAAGTTATTTTCACTAAAGGTGGAACCGAGGCCATGAACCTCGTGGCGCAGGGCTACCTGCAGCCGATCATTCAGCCCGGTGATGAGATTATTGTGTCGATGATGGAGCACCACTCCAACATCGTGCCTTGGCATTTCCTGCGCGAGCGTCAGGGCGCGGTCCTGAAATGGGTTCCTGTGCTGGATGATGGGTCGCTGGATATGGCTGCTTTTGAAGCAGCCCTTGGTCCCAAAACGAAGTTCGTGTCTATGACGCACATGTCAAATGTGTTGGGCAGTGTCGTGGATGCCAAGAAGATCACGGACATGGCGCACGCTCATGGGGCAGCCGTTCTTATTGACGGTTGCCAAGGCGCCGTTCACATGGATGTGGATGTCCAGGAGATCGGCTGCGATTTTTACGTGATGACCGGACACAAACTCTACGGTCCGACCGGCATTGGTGCGCTTTTTGGCAAGGCAGAATTGCTGGCAGAGATGCAGCCCTATCAAGGCGGCGGAGAAATGATCCGTGAAGTCCACATGGACGAAATCACCTATGGAGATGCGCCCCACAAGTTTGAGGCGGGAACACCTCCGATTGTGCAGGCGATTGGACTTGGTGCAGCAATTGACTATGTGAACAGTGTTGGCCGTGCAGCGGCCCGTGCTCACGAAGCAGATTTGATTGCCTATGCAACAGCGCAGGTTCAGGACCTTAACTGGATTACTATTCACGGCACTATGCCGGGCAAGGGTGCAATCATGTCGTTCTCAATGGAAGGCGCCCATCCGCATGATGTGGCAACGATCATTGACCGGTCCGGTATTGCCATTAGGGCTGGTCAGCACTGCGCTGAACCATTGATGGCTCACCTCGGTGTGCCTGGCACTGCGCGTGCCTCATTCGCGATGTACAATACGCGCGCAGATGTTGACGCGTTTGTTGTAGCGCTTGAAAAGGCGCGGGAGTTTCTTGGGTAA
- a CDS encoding coniferyl aldehyde dehydrogenase, giving the protein MSVMESTPDTSSADAISDGIRAILDRQKKAHIEEGPASVKRRKDWIDRSIALLVDNKDEIVDALTSDFGNRAPVASLMTDVMGSVGPLDHAKKHMEKWMRPEKRKLQFPLGLLGAKAHVEYQALGTIGIISPWNFPFNLTFAPLAGVFAAGNRAMIKPSEFTPACSELMAKMFREAYDETEVAVITGGPAVGEAFSKQPFDHLLFTGAGSIAKHVMRAASENLVPVTLELGGKSPVIVSRDSDMEDVAARVMTGKTLNAGQICLAPDYVMVPEEKADEFVAGAQKVVTKMFPTMKDNPDYTSIINDRHYDRITGYIEDAKAKGGEVIEINPANEDFSQQPYNKIPPTIIKNPTEDMKVLQDEIFGPVLPMKTYKDVSETLEYVNSKDRPLGLYYFGQDSEEERRVLDNTTSGGVTVNDVIMHVSMEDLPFGGVGPSGMGSYHGVDGFRTFSHAKAVYHQSKAKMVAEMFRPPYDDKKRKRVLSMIKK; this is encoded by the coding sequence ATGAGCGTTATGGAATCGACGCCCGATACATCAAGCGCGGACGCTATTTCAGACGGCATTCGCGCCATTCTGGATCGCCAGAAAAAGGCCCATATCGAAGAGGGCCCCGCAAGCGTAAAGCGCCGAAAGGACTGGATCGATCGTTCCATCGCGCTTTTGGTGGATAACAAGGACGAAATCGTAGATGCGCTGACGTCAGATTTTGGCAACCGCGCACCGGTTGCTTCATTGATGACTGACGTCATGGGCTCCGTTGGGCCGTTGGACCATGCCAAGAAGCACATGGAAAAGTGGATGCGCCCTGAAAAGCGTAAGCTGCAGTTTCCGCTCGGCCTACTCGGCGCAAAAGCGCATGTGGAATATCAGGCGCTGGGCACCATCGGCATCATCAGCCCCTGGAACTTCCCGTTTAATCTGACGTTTGCACCGCTTGCTGGTGTGTTTGCGGCGGGCAATCGGGCAATGATCAAGCCGTCAGAGTTCACGCCTGCGTGTTCTGAACTGATGGCAAAGATGTTCCGCGAAGCCTATGACGAGACCGAAGTCGCCGTTATTACCGGTGGCCCTGCTGTGGGCGAAGCATTCTCCAAACAGCCCTTTGATCATCTGCTGTTCACAGGTGCGGGCTCGATTGCCAAGCACGTGATGCGTGCTGCGTCGGAAAACCTGGTTCCGGTAACCTTGGAACTGGGCGGCAAGTCTCCCGTCATTGTTTCCCGTGACAGCGACATGGAAGACGTGGCTGCACGTGTGATGACTGGCAAGACCCTCAACGCTGGTCAGATCTGCCTGGCTCCTGACTATGTCATGGTACCTGAAGAGAAGGCGGACGAGTTTGTGGCGGGCGCCCAGAAGGTTGTGACAAAGATGTTCCCAACCATGAAGGACAATCCTGACTACACATCGATCATCAATGATCGCCACTATGATCGCATCACGGGCTATATCGAAGATGCAAAGGCCAAGGGTGGGGAAGTCATTGAGATCAACCCTGCGAATGAGGATTTCTCTCAGCAGCCATACAACAAGATTCCGCCGACCATCATCAAGAACCCGACAGAGGACATGAAGGTTCTTCAGGATGAGATCTTCGGCCCGGTTCTGCCGATGAAGACCTACAAGGACGTATCGGAAACTCTGGAATACGTGAACTCCAAGGATCGGCCTCTTGGTCTTTACTACTTCGGTCAGGATTCCGAAGAAGAGCGCCGGGTTCTGGACAACACCACTTCGGGTGGCGTGACTGTTAATGACGTGATTATGCATGTGTCCATGGAAGACCTGCCCTTCGGCGGCGTCGGCCCCTCAGGCATGGGCTCCTATCACGGCGTCGATGGCTTCCGCACCTTCAGCCACGCCAAGGCTGTCTATCACCAGTCCAAGGCAAAAATGGTCGCGGAAATGTTCCGTCCGCCATACGACGACAAGAAGCGTAAACGCGTTCTGTCGATGATCAAAAAGTAG
- a CDS encoding TfoX/Sxy family protein translates to MAVSNEYTQFLIEMLVPLGPVKSRRMFGGSGLFADGLMFGLIANEVLYLKVDDQNQPAFEAEGMEPFTYETKAGKRGVMSYWQAPERLFDEPDEFVSWARDAVSVALRADAAKPPSQRKGPGAPPKPKKPRTKRSALKKASKKKAAES, encoded by the coding sequence ATGGCCGTATCCAACGAATACACACAATTTCTCATTGAGATGCTTGTTCCGCTGGGACCGGTAAAGTCACGCCGGATGTTTGGCGGGTCGGGTCTTTTTGCGGATGGGCTGATGTTCGGGCTTATCGCGAATGAGGTTTTGTATCTGAAGGTTGATGATCAGAACCAACCAGCCTTCGAGGCGGAAGGCATGGAACCATTCACCTATGAGACGAAGGCCGGCAAACGCGGCGTGATGTCGTACTGGCAGGCACCGGAAAGGCTGTTTGATGAGCCGGACGAATTTGTTTCATGGGCCCGCGATGCAGTTAGCGTAGCGCTACGTGCGGATGCAGCCAAGCCACCGTCCCAGCGCAAGGGCCCGGGTGCACCGCCAAAGCCAAAGAAACCGCGTACGAAGAGATCAGCTTTGAAAAAAGCATCAAAGAAAAAGGCGGCAGAGTCCTAG
- the sufD gene encoding Fe-S cluster assembly protein SufD, which translates to MARVAVQPLDIETGLVDDHAAAAKVLPGAAYQSSARSKAIEAFAVEGLPNRRLEEYRYFDLRQMLAKAGPLAVTPAASSADTTDPATDIFAEIDRHIAVFINGRFDTAGSSLNGLPDGVELLSYAEALNSEAAWVSEALESSIAPQDAVATLNAAYAIDGVVIRVSAGVKVDKPIEVQWRAIGDVSTHFHTRSLVVLEEGAQLTLLETRGDDEQAPVFSTGALRLVVGDDASLRHATVCADGEDVVRVGKKSVTLGKASNYETLGLAVGAGKARTDEHLHFAGENTKASISGLSLLRDAAVMDNTLFVDHAVPNCESEETFRSVLDDASRGVFQGSILVRKDAQKIDSQMQARALLLSRKAEMDAKPMLEIYADDVICAHGSAIGEPDQNAIFYLMSRGIDENTARALLVAGFLDDVVDGFDDGEIAVALKTLLAERLGAPKDTAQEASL; encoded by the coding sequence ATGGCGAGAGTAGCAGTTCAACCTCTAGACATTGAAACCGGCCTCGTGGATGACCACGCAGCGGCAGCAAAAGTGCTGCCCGGTGCCGCGTATCAATCAAGTGCGCGCTCCAAAGCGATTGAGGCGTTTGCGGTCGAAGGGTTGCCGAACAGGCGGCTCGAAGAATATCGCTACTTTGATCTGCGCCAGATGTTGGCCAAGGCAGGTCCACTTGCCGTCACGCCCGCAGCGTCCAGCGCTGACACAACCGACCCTGCCACGGACATCTTTGCTGAAATAGACCGGCACATCGCGGTTTTCATCAACGGGCGATTTGATACGGCCGGCTCGTCCCTGAATGGCCTGCCTGATGGTGTTGAGCTATTGAGCTATGCAGAGGCATTGAACAGTGAAGCTGCCTGGGTATCGGAAGCGCTGGAGTCTTCCATCGCACCTCAGGATGCCGTTGCCACTCTGAATGCGGCATACGCGATTGATGGCGTTGTAATTCGTGTGTCAGCAGGCGTGAAAGTCGATAAGCCCATTGAAGTCCAATGGCGTGCAATTGGCGACGTCAGTACCCACTTCCACACGCGCAGCCTTGTCGTCCTCGAGGAGGGTGCGCAGCTCACTTTGCTTGAAACCCGGGGCGACGATGAGCAGGCGCCGGTCTTTTCAACAGGAGCGTTGCGACTTGTGGTTGGTGATGATGCATCGCTGCGTCACGCCACCGTATGTGCGGATGGCGAAGACGTCGTCCGCGTTGGAAAAAAGTCGGTGACCCTTGGCAAGGCGTCAAACTACGAAACACTCGGTCTCGCAGTCGGTGCGGGTAAAGCCCGCACCGATGAGCACTTGCACTTTGCTGGCGAAAACACAAAGGCCAGCATCAGCGGGCTATCCTTGTTGCGTGATGCAGCGGTGATGGACAACACCTTGTTTGTTGATCATGCGGTTCCCAATTGCGAAAGCGAAGAGACCTTCCGCTCAGTGCTGGATGACGCGTCACGCGGAGTTTTCCAGGGATCTATCCTGGTGCGTAAGGATGCGCAGAAAATTGACTCGCAGATGCAAGCTCGAGCGTTGCTCCTTTCCCGCAAGGCTGAAATGGATGCAAAGCCGATGCTGGAAATTTACGCCGATGATGTGATTTGCGCCCACGGTTCTGCGATCGGTGAACCGGATCAAAACGCCATTTTCTACCTGATGAGCCGCGGTATCGACGAGAACACCGCCCGTGCATTGCTTGTTGCCGGGTTCCTCGATGATGTGGTGGATGGCTTCGACGACGGTGAGATCGCTGTGGCTCTAAAGACGCTTCTGGCAGAGCGTCTTGGCGCGCCAAAGGATACGGCACAAGAGGCATCCCTATGA
- the sufB gene encoding Fe-S cluster assembly protein SufB: MAAVQETVRDVEGLGQGDKYKYGFYTDIESDKAPKGLNEDTVRFISAKKGEPEWMLEYRLEAFRRWLEMEEPDWAKVNYPKIDYQDYYYYSAPKSQGDGPKSLDEVDPELLRTYEKLGIPLNEQKMLAGVAVDAVFDSVSVVTTFKEKLSEAGVVFCPISEAVHSHPELVKEYLGSVVPATDNYFAALNAAVFSDGSFVYIPKGVRCPMELSTYFRINERDTGQFERTLIIADEGSYVSYLEGCTAPMRDEHQLHAAVVELVTHHDAEIKYSTVQNWYPGDEDGKGGIFNFVTKRGDCRGDNSKISWTQVETGSAVTWKYPSCVLRGDNSSGEFYSIAISNGAQQVDSGTKMIHLGKNTKSRIISKGISAGKSSNAYRGLVSIYPSAEDARNFTQCDSLLIGDRCSAHTVPYIESRNPTAVLEHEATTSKLSEDQLFYCQARGLPEEEAVALLVNGFCREVLQQLPMEFAVEAQKLVGISLEGSVG; encoded by the coding sequence ATGGCAGCGGTTCAAGAAACAGTGCGCGACGTCGAAGGCCTCGGCCAGGGCGACAAGTACAAATATGGTTTCTATACGGACATTGAGAGCGACAAAGCTCCCAAGGGTTTGAATGAGGACACCGTCCGGTTCATCTCGGCCAAAAAGGGTGAGCCCGAGTGGATGCTCGAGTACCGCCTTGAAGCCTTCCGCCGTTGGCTGGAAATGGAAGAGCCCGACTGGGCCAAGGTCAACTATCCAAAAATCGACTATCAGGACTACTACTATTACTCAGCCCCCAAGAGTCAGGGTGATGGACCAAAGAGCCTCGATGAAGTCGATCCCGAACTCCTGCGCACCTATGAGAAGCTCGGGATTCCATTGAACGAACAAAAGATGCTCGCCGGCGTTGCCGTTGATGCCGTGTTCGACAGTGTGTCCGTTGTCACAACGTTCAAGGAGAAGCTCTCCGAGGCCGGCGTTGTTTTCTGCCCGATCTCGGAAGCCGTACACTCTCATCCCGAACTGGTAAAAGAGTATCTCGGCAGTGTTGTGCCTGCGACAGACAACTATTTTGCAGCCTTGAACGCTGCCGTTTTCTCTGATGGATCGTTTGTGTACATCCCCAAGGGTGTTCGCTGCCCAATGGAGCTGTCGACATATTTCCGCATCAACGAACGTGACACCGGACAGTTTGAGCGCACCCTCATCATCGCAGATGAAGGGTCATATGTGAGCTACCTGGAAGGTTGCACGGCCCCCATGCGGGACGAGCACCAGCTCCATGCTGCGGTGGTGGAACTTGTTACCCACCATGATGCTGAAATCAAATATTCGACGGTTCAGAATTGGTACCCGGGCGATGAAGACGGCAAGGGCGGTATCTTCAACTTCGTGACCAAGCGCGGAGACTGCCGCGGAGACAACTCAAAGATCTCCTGGACGCAGGTTGAAACCGGCTCGGCAGTAACCTGGAAGTACCCCAGCTGCGTGCTGCGAGGAGACAACTCGTCGGGTGAATTTTATTCCATCGCCATTTCAAACGGGGCACAGCAGGTCGACTCCGGCACCAAGATGATCCATCTGGGCAAGAACACAAAGAGCCGGATCATTTCAAAAGGTATCTCAGCGGGTAAATCCTCCAACGCCTATCGCGGCCTTGTGAGCATTTATCCGTCTGCCGAAGACGCGCGCAATTTCACCCAGTGCGATAGCCTGCTGATTGGCGACAGATGCTCGGCTCATACAGTGCCGTATATCGAAAGCCGCAACCCGACGGCTGTTCTGGAACACGAAGCAACCACGTCGAAGCTGTCGGAAGATCAGCTCTTCTATTGTCAGGCCCGTGGTTTGCCGGAGGAAGAAGCGGTGGCGTTGCTGGTAAATGGCTTCTGCCGCGAGGTGCTTCAGCAGCTACCGATGGAATTTGCGGTTGAGGCCCAGAAGCTGGTGGGTATCTCCCTTGAAGGGAGCGTCGGCTAA
- a CDS encoding enoyl-CoA hydratase/isomerase — MEFNKVKVDMDGDVAILTLNDPKALNAVSPDMLEGLADALEWIDTPDNGVRCVVMTGEGRGFCAGANLAGGRPGERPGEQRSNAQPDAGQALEQKYHPILRKIRKLKMPFITAVNGPAAGVGMSFALMGDMVLAAKSSYFLQAFRRIGLVPDGGSTYLLPRLIGVARAKELSLLGEKLPADTALSWGLINRVYEDDALISEAKAMAKELASGPTRTLGLIREAYADSFDNTYEEQLDKERWLQREAGRTEDFKEGVKAFLEKRPAAFKGN; from the coding sequence ATGGAATTCAATAAAGTCAAAGTTGATATGGATGGCGACGTTGCCATCCTCACCCTTAATGATCCAAAGGCCCTCAATGCCGTGTCACCCGACATGCTTGAAGGTCTCGCAGACGCACTAGAATGGATTGATACACCTGACAATGGTGTGCGCTGTGTGGTCATGACTGGCGAAGGTCGTGGATTTTGTGCAGGTGCCAACCTGGCGGGAGGCCGTCCTGGTGAACGCCCCGGCGAACAGCGGTCAAATGCACAGCCAGACGCCGGGCAGGCACTTGAGCAAAAGTACCACCCAATTCTCCGCAAAATTCGCAAGCTGAAGATGCCTTTTATCACGGCCGTAAATGGACCGGCTGCTGGTGTCGGCATGAGCTTTGCGCTTATGGGCGACATGGTTCTTGCAGCCAAGTCTTCATACTTCCTGCAAGCTTTTCGCCGCATTGGCCTGGTCCCGGATGGTGGGTCTACATATCTCCTGCCCCGACTGATTGGCGTTGCGCGCGCCAAGGAACTTTCACTCCTCGGTGAAAAACTACCTGCTGATACAGCTCTTAGCTGGGGCCTCATCAACCGGGTGTATGAAGACGATGCGCTGATAAGTGAAGCAAAGGCGATGGCAAAAGAGTTGGCTTCAGGTCCGACCCGCACCCTTGGCCTCATCCGAGAAGCCTATGCCGACAGCTTCGATAACACCTATGAAGAGCAGCTCGATAAGGAACGCTGGCTGCAGCGTGAAGCTGGCCGTACAGAAGACTTCAAGGAAGGCGTGAAAGCGTTTCTTGAAAAGCGCCCGGCTGCTTTCAAAGGCAATTGA
- a CDS encoding SUF system Fe-S cluster assembly protein — protein sequence MTETQTEAAEPASNEAQVNGSAIPQGELDMLTDDLIGAIKTVYDPEIPVDIYELGLIYKIDVSDDRDIEVDMTLTAPGCPVAGEMPQWVSDAISSVDGVGDVKVNLVFDPPWTPERMSDEARVALNMF from the coding sequence ATGACTGAAACACAGACAGAAGCTGCGGAACCTGCCAGCAATGAAGCGCAGGTCAATGGTTCAGCCATCCCACAGGGTGAACTGGACATGCTGACCGACGATCTCATCGGTGCAATCAAGACGGTTTACGATCCGGAAATCCCGGTAGACATCTATGAGCTTGGACTGATTTACAAAATTGATGTCTCAGACGATCGGGATATCGAGGTGGACATGACACTTACAGCCCCAGGCTGCCCCGTCGCAGGTGAAATGCCCCAGTGGGTGAGCGACGCAATCAGTTCTGTCGATGGCGTGGGCGATGTGAAGGTAAACCTTGTTTTCGACCCACCCTGGACCCCTGAGCGGATGTCCGATGAAGCAAGAGTTGCGCTCAACATGTTTTGA
- a CDS encoding iron-sulfur cluster assembly accessory protein produces the protein MAGQVITLTDTAAERIKAIIDRSEEPIVGVRLGLENAGCAGMAYKLDYATETAPLDEVVEDKGVKILIDAKSILFLLGMEMDYEETKLRSGFVFNNPNQTDACGCGESVTLTPAKAPVAEERPST, from the coding sequence ATGGCAGGACAAGTAATAACGCTGACCGACACAGCCGCTGAACGGATTAAGGCGATTATCGACCGATCCGAGGAGCCAATTGTGGGCGTGCGTCTTGGTCTCGAGAATGCCGGCTGTGCAGGTATGGCTTACAAGCTGGACTATGCCACTGAAACTGCACCACTGGACGAAGTGGTGGAGGACAAAGGCGTCAAGATTTTGATTGATGCCAAGTCCATCCTGTTCCTGCTGGGCATGGAAATGGACTATGAGGAAACCAAGCTACGGTCAGGTTTTGTGTTCAACAATCCCAACCAGACGGATGCATGTGGCTGCGGTGAAAGCGTAACGCTAACTCCGGCCAAAGCGCCCGTTGCCGAAGAACGCCCCTCGACCTAA
- a CDS encoding enoyl-CoA hydratase-related protein, protein MDMITFEKHDTGVAVVTLNRPDVLNSMNPQLLDEVRTAIRQTRDDADIGALVITGAGRGFCAGADLTAGFKPPASATIGDGVAHSMEIGFNPMIRELAELPKPVVCAVNGMTAGGGVGLALAGDIVFAARSASFVQVFGPKLALVPDCGVTYFMPRLIGQARTRALAMSGDKLSAEQAADWGLIWACVDDDKLMDEAMAYAEKLAAGPTEAFGDIKQVLDVTFDNDLNAQLDLEKETQRKRGNHPNFTEGVSAFMEKRAPNFSR, encoded by the coding sequence ATGGACATGATTACCTTCGAGAAGCACGATACCGGTGTGGCGGTTGTCACACTAAATCGTCCTGACGTGCTCAACAGCATGAACCCACAATTGCTGGACGAAGTGCGCACTGCCATCCGACAGACGCGCGATGATGCAGATATTGGCGCATTGGTTATTACCGGTGCGGGTCGCGGGTTTTGTGCGGGTGCGGATCTGACGGCGGGTTTCAAACCTCCTGCGTCAGCCACCATCGGTGACGGTGTTGCGCATAGCATGGAAATCGGGTTCAACCCGATGATCCGCGAACTCGCGGAACTGCCAAAGCCAGTTGTCTGCGCCGTAAATGGCATGACAGCCGGCGGCGGCGTTGGTCTCGCGCTGGCTGGGGATATTGTATTCGCGGCTCGTTCTGCCAGCTTTGTGCAGGTGTTTGGCCCCAAGCTCGCCCTCGTCCCAGACTGCGGCGTGACATACTTCATGCCCCGCCTCATCGGTCAGGCGCGCACCCGAGCCCTTGCCATGAGCGGTGATAAACTTTCAGCCGAGCAAGCAGCAGACTGGGGCCTTATCTGGGCCTGCGTTGATGACGACAAACTGATGGATGAAGCAATGGCCTATGCTGAGAAGCTGGCGGCAGGTCCTACAGAAGCCTTTGGTGACATCAAGCAGGTACTGGACGTGACGTTTGACAATGATCTCAATGCCCAGCTCGACCTTGAAAAAGAAACCCAGCGCAAGCGCGGCAATCACCCAAACTTTACTGAGGGCGTGTCGGCTTTCATGGAGAAACGCGCTCCGAATTTCTCGCGCTAA
- a CDS encoding GGDEF domain-containing protein, producing the protein MTDASTMTNPKALAEKAISEMDSRSIDPTPENYELWYTHATGANPGLNREIEKLEDAGNSLDAEHLEKIRTKHMTPANNDTAILEMGGKLEDELSGVMAMLESATKDTGAYGDSLSDVSAALDTERSPAEVRVLMETLVTATRTMETRSKQLEERLHESKAEVSQLRTNMEEIRTEALTDQLTGLPNRRNFDDSVAASMEKAAEEGTPFTLILGDIDHFKKFNDTYGHQTGDQVLKLVAQCMRHHVKDPLKPARYGGEEFALILPDIELTAGVKLADEVRRTIESKELVKKSTGENLGAVTMSFGAALFEPGESISDLIKRADACLYSAKHAGRNQVKWEVDADLEAIAS; encoded by the coding sequence GTGACCGACGCGAGCACCATGACAAATCCTAAAGCTCTGGCTGAAAAGGCCATTTCTGAGATGGATTCGCGCTCGATTGATCCCACACCGGAGAACTACGAGCTTTGGTACACCCACGCGACGGGTGCAAATCCGGGCCTCAATCGCGAGATTGAAAAACTCGAGGACGCCGGCAATAGCCTTGATGCTGAGCACCTGGAGAAAATCCGTACAAAGCACATGACGCCTGCAAACAATGACACTGCCATTCTGGAGATGGGTGGCAAGTTGGAAGACGAATTGTCCGGCGTTATGGCGATGTTGGAATCCGCCACCAAGGATACTGGTGCGTACGGAGACTCGCTTAGTGATGTGAGTGCGGCACTCGACACCGAGCGCTCTCCTGCAGAAGTCCGTGTACTGATGGAAACATTGGTGACAGCGACCCGTACGATGGAAACTCGCAGCAAGCAGCTGGAGGAACGTCTGCACGAGAGCAAGGCAGAAGTCTCGCAACTGCGCACGAACATGGAAGAAATCCGCACAGAGGCCCTAACCGACCAGCTGACCGGTCTTCCCAATCGTCGCAATTTCGACGACAGTGTTGCTGCTTCCATGGAGAAAGCTGCAGAAGAAGGCACGCCCTTCACACTTATTCTTGGCGATATCGATCACTTCAAGAAGTTTAATGACACCTATGGTCACCAAACCGGAGACCAGGTGCTCAAGCTGGTAGCGCAGTGCATGCGCCACCATGTCAAAGACCCTCTCAAGCCAGCCCGGTATGGTGGTGAGGAATTTGCGCTCATCTTGCCCGACATTGAACTGACCGCTGGCGTCAAGCTTGCTGATGAAGTTCGACGCACCATTGAGAGCAAAGAACTGGTCAAGAAGTCGACTGGTGAAAATCTGGGTGCTGTAACCATGTCATTTGGCGCAGCTTTGTTCGAACCTGGAGAGAGCATCTCAGACCTTATCAAGCGGGCTGATGCATGCCTTTATTCTGCAAAACATGCAGGTCGCAACCAGGTGAAGTGGGAAGTTGACGCTGACCTTGAAGCGATTGCCAGCTAG
- the sufC gene encoding Fe-S cluster assembly ATPase SufC, with the protein MLEIKDLHVEVGGKEILKGINLTLNPGEVHAVMGPNGSGKSTLSYTLAGRSGYDVTGGSILFNGKDLTELEPNERAAAGVFLAFQYPTEVPGVTTMTFLKTALNAVRVARGEDELDAVRFLKLVREKAKSLNITDDMLKRPLNVGFSGGEKKRAETLQMALLEPTFAVLDETDSGLDVDAMRVVAEGVNALRSPERSMLVITHYQRLLDHIVPDHVHILAGGKIVKSGPKELAREVEESGYADIKSDAA; encoded by the coding sequence ATGCTTGAAATCAAAGACCTGCACGTAGAAGTCGGCGGCAAGGAAATCCTGAAAGGGATCAATCTCACCCTCAACCCCGGTGAGGTGCACGCAGTCATGGGGCCCAACGGCTCTGGCAAGTCAACGCTGTCTTACACGCTTGCAGGGCGTTCGGGATATGACGTGACCGGCGGGTCAATTCTCTTCAATGGGAAGGACCTCACTGAACTCGAGCCCAATGAACGTGCCGCTGCGGGTGTGTTCCTCGCCTTTCAGTATCCAACAGAAGTGCCCGGCGTCACCACAATGACGTTCCTGAAAACAGCTCTCAATGCTGTTCGGGTTGCGCGCGGTGAAGATGAGTTGGATGCGGTCAGGTTCCTCAAGCTGGTACGTGAAAAAGCCAAGTCCTTGAACATCACCGATGACATGCTGAAGCGTCCGCTTAATGTTGGCTTTTCCGGCGGCGAGAAGAAGCGCGCCGAAACACTCCAAATGGCCCTGCTGGAGCCGACATTTGCGGTGCTTGATGAAACAGACTCAGGTCTCGACGTGGATGCAATGCGTGTTGTTGCTGAAGGTGTGAATGCACTGCGCTCACCTGAGCGCTCCATGCTGGTGATTACCCATTATCAACGGTTGCTCGATCACATCGTCCCAGACCATGTGCACATTCTGGCTGGCGGCAAGATTGTGAAGTCAGGTCCTAAGGAACTGGCCCGTGAAGTCGAAGAGTCCGGTTACGCAGATATCAAGAGCGACGCGGCTTAG